The Deinococcus koreensis genome window below encodes:
- a CDS encoding ABC transporter permease, with product MLVYVVRRLALMVFVLWGVTLAAFVISHALPADPAAAALGNNAREEQLQAFRVRNGLDRPLAAQYGLYMEKLAQGDMGASLRTQNAIVADLRQFFPATLELTLVAVVFALLIGLPLGVVAALTQGRPPDLLARTFALLGGATPVYWLAILALSVFHERLGWLPGPGRLDAYSLAPPVQTGLVTVDALLAGDREVFVDAVRHLILPGLVLGMYSAALLTRMTRSALLEVLGQDYIRTARAKGLTRARVIGQHAMRNASLPILTVLGSLFGSLLTGAVLTETIFSWPGIGGYATTSAISLDFPAVMGVTLIAGLAYSVVNLLVDLLYAFFDPRISFS from the coding sequence TTGCTCGTCTATGTCGTGCGGCGCTTGGCGCTGATGGTCTTTGTGCTGTGGGGTGTGACGCTCGCGGCCTTCGTGATCTCGCACGCCCTGCCGGCCGACCCGGCGGCGGCGGCCCTGGGCAACAATGCCCGCGAGGAACAGCTCCAGGCCTTTCGGGTCAGGAACGGGCTGGATCGGCCGCTGGCAGCGCAGTACGGCCTCTATATGGAGAAGCTGGCGCAGGGCGACATGGGCGCCTCGCTGCGGACGCAGAACGCCATCGTGGCCGACCTGCGGCAATTCTTTCCGGCCACGCTGGAGCTGACACTGGTGGCGGTGGTGTTCGCCCTGCTGATCGGCCTGCCGCTGGGGGTGGTGGCGGCGCTCACGCAGGGCAGACCGCCTGACCTGCTGGCGCGCACCTTCGCGTTGCTGGGCGGGGCCACGCCGGTGTACTGGCTGGCGATCCTGGCGCTGAGCGTGTTCCACGAGCGCCTGGGCTGGCTGCCCGGGCCGGGGCGGCTGGACGCCTACAGCCTCGCGCCGCCGGTGCAGACCGGCCTGGTGACGGTCGACGCGCTGCTGGCCGGCGACCGCGAGGTGTTCGTGGACGCCGTGCGGCACCTGATCCTGCCGGGGCTGGTGCTGGGCATGTATTCGGCCGCGCTGCTGACCCGCATGACCCGCTCGGCGCTGCTGGAGGTGCTGGGGCAGGACTACATCCGCACGGCGCGGGCCAAGGGCCTGACGCGGGCGCGCGTGATCGGACAGCACGCCATGAGAAACGCCTCGCTGCCGATCCTGACCGTGCTGGGCAGCCTGTTCGGCAGCCTGCTGACCGGCGCGGTGCTGACCGAGACGATCTTCTCGTGGCCGGGCATCGGCGGCTACGCCACCACCTCGGCGATCAGCCTGGACTTCCCGGCGGTCATGGGGGTCACGCTGATCGCCGGGCTGGCGTACTCGGTCGTGAACCTGCTGGTGGATCTGCTGTACGCCTTCTTCGACCCCCGGATCAGTTTCTCGTGA
- the nikC gene encoding nickel transporter permease yields MTAPLPAGTGNASWRRLRRNPGAMIGLTLLGLLLVAALLGPGLSGDPAAQDLGARLQAPSGVHLLGTDQLGRDVLARVLNGARISLGLGVSVMLASLLVGSAVGLIAGLRGGWWDEALMRVTDIFLAFPSLILAMAISAALGPSLSNVMIAVALVSWPTYARLIRAQVLALREREFVEAARALGSSQTRVALRHLLPNSLAPLLVQGSFDVGNAILTAAGLGFIGFGAQPPTPEWGAMVSETRNYIGQAPWASSAPAVAILVTVLAFNLLGDGLRDMFDPRAAR; encoded by the coding sequence GTGACCGCCCCTCTTCCGGCGGGCACCGGCAACGCCAGCTGGCGGAGATTGCGGCGCAATCCCGGGGCCATGATCGGGCTGACGCTGCTGGGTCTGCTGCTGGTCGCCGCCCTGCTGGGGCCCGGGCTGAGCGGCGACCCGGCCGCGCAGGATCTGGGCGCCCGGCTCCAGGCGCCCTCAGGCGTCCACCTGCTGGGCACCGACCAGCTGGGACGCGACGTGCTCGCGCGCGTGCTGAACGGGGCGCGCATCTCACTGGGACTCGGGGTCAGCGTCATGCTGGCCTCGCTGCTGGTCGGCTCGGCGGTCGGACTGATCGCCGGGCTGCGCGGCGGCTGGTGGGACGAGGCGCTGATGCGCGTGACCGACATCTTCCTGGCCTTCCCCAGCCTGATCCTGGCGATGGCGATCTCGGCGGCGCTGGGGCCCAGCCTGAGCAACGTGATGATCGCGGTGGCGCTGGTGTCGTGGCCCACCTACGCCCGCCTGATCCGCGCCCAGGTGCTGGCCCTGCGGGAGCGCGAGTTCGTCGAGGCGGCCCGCGCGCTGGGCTCCTCGCAGACCCGCGTGGCCCTGCGGCACCTGCTGCCGAACTCGCTGGCGCCGCTGCTGGTGCAGGGCAGTTTCGACGTGGGCAACGCCATCCTGACCGCCGCCGGGCTGGGCTTCATCGGCTTCGGGGCGCAGCCGCCCACCCCGGAGTGGGGCGCGATGGTCAGTGAGACGCGCAACTACATCGGGCAGGCGCCGTGGGCATCAAGTGCGCCCGCCGTGGCGATCCTGGTGACCGTGCTGGCCTTCAACCTGCTCGGAGACGGGCTGCGGGACATGTTCGACCCGCGGGCTGCGCGCTGA
- a CDS encoding DUF4132 domain-containing protein yields MQARAVATRIRQLLSAREQAVPSIMNMLGTVDYETREQALDTVLQESWRGELELAERWMFTQALEKVLEGFEADGHAVRPELRARHRVLTWIRHSTNFQTMEREALGALTFLARDERNLTLELLASCIDAQDPTHRKPLRRIVSRMQEQADVLNDLEGGLLGSGREAEDAWLNLFVKRFLAQRAHGSQRPSAPPVPPPLAERLALRLLEDEFPSVPAHSLRDFRLMGLSRLSPEDLSSEVRLRIIQDMLDRQYLPLGGYGGSVAGAALETLIQAARQAGTLPPLTLAAIRRSAFSGVDADHLNDWKAVLTPELNPGEAWSDAFLARLDALSPEQRQPWPALLAFARTASAGKPSTKWLKEGEKYLKAVGLAPFREVLTAALPLLSRSRTFALEGSNFQGADVNLVIEPFNALSLKGLLWLVPLAADDALTRAVALVVESALKKVPSVGPRDPKIANAAVYALSRTESGSALAALARLATTVTFKGTLKEVQKGLEVVAERLHVTPDDLLELGVPTLGLSGAGVRAQALGDVEARLKVDGGGAHLSFNRGGKALKSVPAAVKKDFAEELADLRAAQKEAEKAVASLSQRLDGLMIQPRVWLGEAWLERYLAHPLAGTVARRLLWLVDGVPALWADSDLRNSQHESVPVLPTSEVALWHPIGRDVEEVLAWRTRLESLDIRQPFKQAWREVYVLTDAERRTDTYSNRFAGHILKQHQFHALAALRGWRNRLRLMVDDSYPPAMRDLPAYGLRAEYWIEGVGEDYGTDSTDSGTYLRLGTDQVRFYPLGAPENHAHAGGGGYTMWVNQTQQPVAPLPLEQIPPRVLSEVLRDVDLFVGVASVGNDPTWQDGGPGGRFREYWQSYSFGELTETARTRAAYLARLIPRLQIRERLSLDGRFLRVRGERRGYKIHLGSGNILMEPNDQYLCIIPGGRGSGPDVDFDGDRVLSLVLSKAFLLADDTAITDPVILQQIGR; encoded by the coding sequence GTGCAGGCGAGAGCCGTTGCCACCCGTATCCGTCAGCTCCTCAGCGCCCGTGAGCAGGCCGTGCCCAGCATCATGAACATGCTGGGCACGGTGGATTACGAGACCCGGGAGCAGGCCCTGGACACGGTGCTGCAGGAGTCCTGGCGGGGCGAGCTGGAGCTGGCGGAACGCTGGATGTTCACGCAGGCGCTGGAAAAGGTTCTGGAAGGCTTCGAGGCTGACGGCCACGCCGTCCGTCCTGAACTGCGTGCCCGCCACCGTGTCCTGACCTGGATCAGGCACAGCACCAATTTTCAGACCATGGAGCGCGAGGCCCTGGGGGCGCTGACCTTCCTGGCCCGGGACGAACGGAATCTCACGCTTGAACTCCTGGCGAGCTGCATAGACGCCCAGGATCCGACCCACCGGAAACCCCTGCGCAGAATCGTCAGCCGGATGCAGGAACAGGCGGACGTGCTCAATGACCTGGAAGGGGGCCTGTTGGGCAGCGGTCGGGAGGCCGAGGACGCCTGGTTGAACCTCTTCGTCAAGCGTTTTCTGGCGCAGCGTGCCCACGGCAGCCAGCGCCCCAGCGCTCCTCCTGTCCCGCCCCCTCTGGCCGAACGACTGGCCCTGAGACTGCTGGAAGACGAGTTCCCCAGCGTGCCCGCGCACTCGCTCAGGGACTTCAGACTGATGGGGCTGTCCAGGCTGAGCCCCGAAGACCTGAGTTCCGAAGTGCGTCTGCGCATCATCCAGGACATGCTGGACAGGCAGTACCTGCCCCTGGGGGGATACGGGGGATCCGTGGCCGGCGCCGCGCTGGAGACACTCATCCAGGCCGCCCGGCAGGCGGGCACCCTGCCCCCCTTGACGCTGGCGGCCATCCGCCGCTCGGCGTTCTCTGGAGTCGATGCCGACCACCTGAACGACTGGAAGGCCGTGCTCACCCCCGAACTCAACCCCGGTGAGGCGTGGTCGGACGCCTTTCTCGCCCGCCTTGATGCCCTGTCTCCTGAGCAGCGCCAGCCCTGGCCCGCGCTGCTGGCCTTCGCGCGTACAGCGTCGGCGGGGAAACCGAGCACGAAATGGCTGAAAGAGGGAGAAAAGTATTTGAAGGCGGTGGGTCTGGCTCCTTTCCGTGAGGTGCTGACGGCAGCGCTTCCACTCCTGTCCAGGTCGCGCACCTTCGCGCTTGAGGGGTCGAATTTCCAGGGTGCAGACGTCAATCTGGTCATTGAGCCGTTCAACGCGCTGTCCCTCAAGGGGCTGCTGTGGCTGGTGCCCCTGGCGGCCGACGACGCCCTGACTCGGGCGGTGGCCCTCGTGGTGGAGTCGGCGCTGAAGAAGGTGCCCAGCGTCGGCCCCCGTGATCCGAAAATCGCCAATGCGGCCGTGTATGCCCTGTCGCGCACCGAGTCCGGCTCGGCCCTGGCGGCGCTGGCGCGGCTGGCGACGACCGTGACTTTCAAGGGCACGCTGAAAGAGGTGCAGAAGGGTCTGGAGGTGGTGGCTGAGCGCCTGCACGTCACACCCGACGACCTGCTGGAACTGGGCGTGCCCACGCTGGGCCTGAGCGGGGCGGGCGTGCGCGCGCAGGCGCTGGGCGACGTGGAGGCCCGCCTGAAGGTGGACGGGGGTGGCGCGCACCTGAGCTTCAACCGGGGCGGCAAAGCGCTGAAGAGCGTGCCGGCGGCGGTCAAAAAGGACTTCGCCGAAGAACTGGCTGACCTCAGGGCCGCGCAGAAGGAAGCCGAGAAGGCGGTGGCGTCGCTCTCGCAGCGGCTCGACGGCCTGATGATTCAGCCGCGCGTGTGGCTAGGTGAGGCGTGGCTGGAGCGGTATCTGGCCCACCCGCTGGCCGGCACGGTCGCGCGGCGGCTGCTCTGGCTGGTTGACGGCGTGCCCGCGCTGTGGGCCGACAGCGACCTGCGGAACTCGCAGCATGAATCCGTGCCCGTCCTGCCGACCTCCGAGGTGGCGCTCTGGCACCCCATCGGGCGGGACGTGGAGGAGGTGCTGGCGTGGCGCACGCGGCTGGAGAGCCTGGACATCCGCCAGCCGTTCAAGCAGGCGTGGCGCGAAGTGTACGTGCTGACCGACGCCGAGCGGCGCACGGACACATACTCGAACCGCTTTGCCGGGCACATCCTGAAGCAGCACCAGTTTCACGCGTTGGCGGCCCTGCGCGGCTGGCGCAACCGGCTGCGCCTGATGGTGGACGACTCCTACCCCCCCGCCATGCGCGACCTGCCCGCCTACGGCCTGCGCGCCGAATACTGGATCGAGGGGGTGGGCGAGGACTACGGCACCGACAGCACCGACTCGGGCACCTACCTGCGCCTGGGCACTGACCAGGTGCGCTTCTATCCCCTCGGTGCGCCGGAAAACCACGCCCACGCCGGTGGCGGCGGGTACACCATGTGGGTCAACCAGACCCAGCAGCCCGTGGCCCCGCTGCCGCTGGAGCAGATTCCGCCTCGGGTGCTCTCGGAGGTGCTGCGCGACGTGGATCTGTTCGTGGGTGTGGCCTCGGTGGGCAACGACCCGACCTGGCAGGACGGCGGCCCCGGTGGACGCTTCCGCGAGTACTGGCAGAGCTATTCCTTCGGCGAGCTGACCGAGACGGCCAGGACGCGCGCCGCGTACCTGGCACGGCTGATCCCGCGCCTGCAGATCCGGGAACGCCTCTCGCTGGACGGCCGCTTCCTGCGCGTGCGGGGTGAGCGGCGCGGCTACAAGATTCACCTGGGCTCGGGCAACATCCTGATGGAACCGAACGACCAGTACCTGTGCATCATCCCCGGCGGCCGGGGCAGCGGGCCGGATGTCGACTTCGATGGCGACCGGGTGCTGTCGCTGGTGCTCAGCAAGGCCTTCTTGTTGGCCGACGACACCGCCATCACGGATCCCGTGATTCTCCAGCAGATCGGGCGCTGA